The Candidatus Hydrogenedentota bacterium region ACAACTTGACCGACGCGGCACCTGTTCTTGCCCAATATGGGATACCCGCCGTAGTCTTTGTGGTTACGGGACGCATGGGGGGGATGCTGGACCACGACTTGGACCCTGCCACGAGTACGCTTCTGACTTGGGACCAAGCCCGCGAGCTACAGGCGATGGGGGTGGAAATTGGCGGGCACACCAAGACGCATCGCCGTTTGTCGCAATTGAGTATTCCCGAGCAGGAGACCGAGATCGTGGAGTGCGCGCGGCAACTGCGTTGGGAGTTGGGTGCAGAATTGCCATTATTTGCATATCCGTTTGGGTCTGCATTTGACTACGATAAGTCGTCAAAGGAACTTGCCAAGCGAGCTGGTTTTTCGTGCGCGTATTCAAATCGCTACGGGGGCATTCGGTCTGGCGACG contains the following coding sequences:
- a CDS encoding polysaccharide deacetylase family protein, which translates into the protein NLTDAAPVLAQYGIPAVVFVVTGRMGGMLDHDLDPATSTLLTWDQARELQAMGVEIGGHTKTHRRLSQLSIPEQETEIVECARQLRWELGAELPLFAYPFGSAFDYDKSSKELAKRAGFSCAYSNRYGGIRSGDDPWELRRIWIDASDSMESFKSKVDGTLDMLAVFESRAGLYARKLLNRFTRG